The DNA segment TTGACAGATTTAAATAATTTTAAACAAGGAGTTTATGAAATTTTATGTTGAAAAAATAATCTGTGTTGGTTTTGTCTTAGCTTTACTTTGCAGTTTCATATACAGTCAGGGAATTAATAGTGATTTGTCTCAAGTTGAAGAGGAACCTATAGCTCCAGTCTCACAGTTGGTTGATGATTTAAAAATTCAATCTTTTTTTTATGAAAAAGCAGAAGAATTATATCATGGCGGAAATTGTGTTCCTTTTTCAGTATTAAATGAGCAAATATCTAATGTGCGCTGCAAGATAGAATTAGATAAATTGCAAAGTAACAGAGAAACCCTTAGTTATGAATCACAAAGAAAAGGCACATTAATTATTGGAAAGCTTTGTAAATGTGCTACCTGTCCAAATATTCATTTGATGACTGCATCTGCATTCGTTATCAGTAAGGATGGACTATGCGTAACGAATCATCATGTATTTTCTCCGTCATCAATGGACAAGAACTCTTATATGGCTGTTTTTGTGATGGATATCGAGGGTAATGTTTTTCCTGTGGAGGAAGTTATGGCTGCAAATAAAGAAAATGACGTAGCGATCTTTCGGGTAAATACAAGTGAAACAAAATTGACCCCTTTGTCATTGGGTTCGGATATAAAGACTGGTGAGGAGGTAAGTGTGGTAAGTCATCCCCAAAGACAGTTTTATACTTACACAAAAGGATATGTTACAAGACATTTCGAAAGCCATGATGCGCCAAGGTTTAGTATTTCGGCCGAATTTGCTGTGGGCTCAAGTGGTGCTCCTATATTTAATTCAGAAGGAAAAGTGGTAGGTGTTGTATCCGCAACGAGGGCCAACTATGATAGCAGTGGGAAAAGCTTGCAGATGGTTGTGAAAATTGCCATACCTATTGAGGGTGTAAAGAAGTTATATGCCAATGAGTGTTTTTAAAATTAAATTATATATACACATGAAACAGAGGTGGCAGTGCAAATAATTAGACACACAAGTGAATAATTGAGATTTGCGCTGGTTAGTGAAGTTTCGCTAATTTTTAAAAAATGAAAAATATTGTAATTCTATTGCTTTCGACGTTGATACTAGCGTCTTGTCAGTTGTCCACAAAAAAAGACTATATCCTACTTACCGGATCTATTGAAGATGCGCCTGAAAAAGAATTTAGGCTGGTAAAAAGATCAAGTCCAGGAAGAATCTCTGTTAGCTTACAAGAGGATGGCTCTTTCTTCTGTGACACCATTACCTTTGGAACGGGACGGTATGTTTTTACAGATGGTAGAAATAGTGCAGAGCTTTATCTGATTGCTGGAGAAGAGTATAACCTGACAGCTGTTGCTAAAGATTTTAGAAACACTGCAAAGTTAACAGGAACTAATCCTGATGCTTCTAATTATTTATTGACAAAAATTGCCCGTATCATTCGTATGAGAGGCGATTATGCTGAATTTATGTCTCTTAAAGAATCTGAATTTATTGCTAAACAGAGCATGCTTAATGAGAGTTATCAAAGTTATTTGGATAGTTTTCCGAATATTCCGAAAGAATTTTCGGAAATGGAACGTAAGGAGTTGTATTATTACAATCTTTTAACTCTTATTCAATACGAAAGTCGACACCGATTGTACACTAAAGATGCTAGTTTTAAAGTTTCAAATGATTTTGATAAGCTGTTTGAAGGAGTGGATTATTCAAATGAAAAAGACTATAAACAAAGAGGGTCTTATGGCAAACTAATATCAGAACACTTCGGGAAGAAAGCCGACGAATTAGCAGAAAAGGAGGGGCTTGATATACACTTCGCTAAATTGAAGATATTTGGAAATATTGCTAGTGATTATATAAAAAACGATTTATTAATGGCAGCAGCTAAATATGATATTGGACGTGTGGATAGTTTAGATCAGTATTATAAGGCATTTGTTTCTGTTTCTACATCAACTCGTAATAATGAAAGTATAACAGAAAAGTATAAAGCCTTAAAAAAACTTGCGAAAGGGCAGCCTTCACCTGTTTTCACTGGTTATATCAATCATGCTGGAGGAACAACATCGTTAGGTGATCTTAAAGGAAAATATGTATACATTGATGTTTGGGCAACCTGGTGTGGACCATGTCTGGCGGAGGTTCCTTTTCTTAAAAAAGTTGAAAAACAATACCATGGTAGAAATATTGAATTTGTAAGTATTTCCATAGACGTAGAGAAAAAGAATGAGGCCTGGAGGAAGTTAGTGATAAACAAAGAATTGGCCGGTATTCAATTGCGTGCTGATAAGGATTGGGGGTCGGAATTTATTGCCAGTTATGAAATAAATAGTATTCCAAGGTTTATTTTAATAGATCCCAATGGTAATATTGTAGCCTCAAATGCCCCAAGGCCTTCCAACCCTAAGTTGATGGAGCTTTTTAGTGAGTTGAATTTGTAAAATTATGGTTTAGTCTGAAGAATGCAAGAGACAAGATAGCTGCCTACCAACTTGCTAGCTATCTTGTTTGATATGTTTATAATTTTCTTTTAAAGTTCACAAGGAATTAGGCTAAATTAATCATCTTTCACTGTGTAAAACGATCTTTGTGGCTTGTTTTAACTTATCATAGCCTTGCTATGTCTTATTTAAAAGACTACTTGAAAGATTGCATTTTTAACTCTTGTTACTAAGTGCTAATGCATTATTTCGGTTTAAATAAGTATTGTGTATTTTTAAAAAGGACTCCCCAGTGGTATTATGCTGGGGATTTTTTATTGCCT comes from the Saccharicrinis fermentans DSM 9555 = JCM 21142 genome and includes:
- a CDS encoding S1 family peptidase; translated protein: MKFYVEKIICVGFVLALLCSFIYSQGINSDLSQVEEEPIAPVSQLVDDLKIQSFFYEKAEELYHGGNCVPFSVLNEQISNVRCKIELDKLQSNRETLSYESQRKGTLIIGKLCKCATCPNIHLMTASAFVISKDGLCVTNHHVFSPSSMDKNSYMAVFVMDIEGNVFPVEEVMAANKENDVAIFRVNTSETKLTPLSLGSDIKTGEEVSVVSHPQRQFYTYTKGYVTRHFESHDAPRFSISAEFAVGSSGAPIFNSEGKVVGVVSATRANYDSSGKSLQMVVKIAIPIEGVKKLYANECF
- a CDS encoding TlpA family protein disulfide reductase; translation: MKNIVILLLSTLILASCQLSTKKDYILLTGSIEDAPEKEFRLVKRSSPGRISVSLQEDGSFFCDTITFGTGRYVFTDGRNSAELYLIAGEEYNLTAVAKDFRNTAKLTGTNPDASNYLLTKIARIIRMRGDYAEFMSLKESEFIAKQSMLNESYQSYLDSFPNIPKEFSEMERKELYYYNLLTLIQYESRHRLYTKDASFKVSNDFDKLFEGVDYSNEKDYKQRGSYGKLISEHFGKKADELAEKEGLDIHFAKLKIFGNIASDYIKNDLLMAAAKYDIGRVDSLDQYYKAFVSVSTSTRNNESITEKYKALKKLAKGQPSPVFTGYINHAGGTTSLGDLKGKYVYIDVWATWCGPCLAEVPFLKKVEKQYHGRNIEFVSISIDVEKKNEAWRKLVINKELAGIQLRADKDWGSEFIASYEINSIPRFILIDPNGNIVASNAPRPSNPKLMELFSELNL